In a genomic window of candidate division WOR-3 bacterium:
- a CDS encoding M6 family metalloprotease domain-containing protein has translation MRLFGFVLLSVGLGAAMPPIPGNSRRVFLPGKLERPSAVRPATDRTGRLLVILVDFNDNIHRFPGSEFQQLIFGSGTGSMRDYYREVSFGSLLLSGDVAGWIRLSNPYSYYLGDSFGIYGSFPHNSQGLVRDLVSAIDGAVDFSRYDWDGDGFVDGLLIVHAGPGAEETGEPGDIWSHKWQLSDDIFGSPGPVQTGDGVSVDEYSIQPERFLDGNIISIGVFCHEFGHLLGLPDLYDTDYSSSGLGMFCLMAAGGWARADTGVSYGSSPTHPSIWCKYLLGWVVPDSVQPGYRDSLSPALLAAAATAPAGYRILENPGGVDWSFSQTGNGEYFLIENRQRFGFDRGLPGVGILILHIDESRPDNSDERHPLVGILRADRSPRFALDAGDRGSDVHLWKASDTGVRNFTTPSTAFYNGIQSGVVIEQISGSDSIMTATLKISPMFLGRVYSFPNPVVVRDNQPQATIAYMPTDSVRLAGQFPDFKIRIFNIAGEPVRLLDEPGTEIVPRYRAGFWNLRNEQGKPVTSGMYFYIVEIEEDGVIEQNVGRLTVVR, from the coding sequence ATGAGGCTGTTCGGGTTTGTTCTGCTTTCCGTCGGTTTAGGGGCAGCGATGCCGCCGATACCGGGTAACAGTCGCAGGGTCTTTCTTCCCGGGAAACTGGAGCGGCCTTCAGCAGTGCGTCCGGCAACAGATCGGACGGGCAGACTGCTGGTAATTCTCGTTGATTTCAATGATAATATCCATCGTTTTCCCGGATCGGAGTTTCAGCAGCTGATTTTCGGTAGTGGAACCGGTTCAATGCGCGATTATTACCGGGAGGTGAGTTTTGGCAGTCTGTTGCTCAGCGGTGATGTGGCAGGCTGGATACGTCTGAGTAATCCCTATTCGTATTATCTCGGAGATTCATTCGGTATTTATGGAAGTTTTCCCCATAACAGCCAGGGTCTGGTGCGGGATTTGGTGTCCGCGATTGATGGAGCGGTTGATTTTTCCCGTTACGACTGGGATGGAGATGGATTTGTTGACGGTCTGCTCATCGTCCATGCCGGACCAGGTGCCGAAGAGACGGGTGAACCCGGTGACATCTGGTCGCACAAGTGGCAGCTGAGTGATGATATATTCGGTTCCCCCGGACCGGTCCAGACTGGTGACGGGGTGAGTGTGGATGAGTATTCAATTCAGCCGGAAAGATTTCTTGACGGTAATATAATCTCGATCGGCGTTTTCTGTCATGAGTTCGGCCATCTGCTGGGATTGCCTGATCTCTATGATACTGACTATTCCAGTTCCGGGTTGGGTATGTTCTGTCTGATGGCAGCCGGCGGTTGGGCCCGGGCCGATACTGGCGTGTCTTATGGCAGCTCACCGACCCACCCGTCAATCTGGTGCAAGTATCTTCTGGGCTGGGTTGTGCCCGATTCGGTTCAGCCTGGATATCGGGATTCTCTCTCACCGGCTTTACTGGCGGCTGCTGCAACTGCGCCCGCCGGGTACCGGATTCTCGAGAATCCCGGGGGCGTTGACTGGTCGTTCAGCCAGACCGGCAATGGTGAATATTTTCTGATCGAGAACCGTCAGCGCTTCGGATTTGACCGGGGTCTGCCCGGAGTCGGCATTTTGATTCTGCATATCGATGAGTCCCGACCGGACAACAGCGATGAGCGCCACCCGCTGGTCGGTATTCTGCGTGCCGACCGTTCACCAAGATTTGCCCTTGATGCCGGGGACAGAGGCAGCGATGTTCACTTGTGGAAGGCAAGTGATACCGGGGTGCGCAATTTTACCACGCCCTCAACCGCATTTTACAACGGGATTCAGAGCGGTGTGGTTATTGAGCAGATCTCGGGATCAGATTCAATAATGACGGCAACTCTGAAGATTTCACCGATGTTTCTGGGCCGGGTTTACTCGTTCCCCAATCCAGTAGTAGTGCGGGATAATCAGCCCCAAGCGACGATTGCCTACATGCCGACCGATTCGGTCCGGCTTGCAGGACAGTTTCCCGATTTTAAAATCAGAATTTTCAACATTGCGGGCGAGCCGGTCCGGTTGCTGGATGAACCCGGGACTGAAATTGTCCCGCGCTACCGGGCGGGTTTCTGGAATCTGAGAAATGAACAGGGCAAACCGGTTACAAGTGGGATGTATTTTTACATTGTCGAGATTGAGGAGGACGGGGTAATTGAACAAAATGTGGGGCGATTGACGGTGGTCAGATAA
- a CDS encoding metal ABC transporter substrate-binding protein: MWSRGVTLLIITLLIFTGSCRRSQRLEIGVVTTIPVTADWVQQVGGDRVKVVSILKGQEDAHSYEPGPQTAEMLAQAQLVIRVGLGFDAWLDGLIANSGNPKLKALTLAEGIEPVEDEGEHHGHGVHEAGNPHIWLDPEVAKSGVTRIAILLGAIDPAHRAEYQRRAEAYCGELDSVSAVLRGLVAELNNRRFVALHNSWPYFCRAFGLEMVAAVEPLPGREPSARSFAGLIKLMRQDSVRVIVIEPQHNPDLARVLARETGAQVVTLSQFNGVLPGTDTYLELLDYNVGTLVSVLKGNRSKPAR; the protein is encoded by the coding sequence ATGTGGTCGCGCGGCGTAACCTTATTAATAATTACACTTCTGATCTTCACCGGCAGCTGTCGCCGGTCACAAAGGTTAGAAATCGGCGTTGTTACGACCATACCGGTGACTGCTGACTGGGTGCAGCAGGTTGGCGGTGACCGGGTAAAGGTGGTTTCGATCTTGAAAGGGCAGGAGGACGCGCACAGTTATGAGCCCGGTCCCCAGACGGCAGAGATGCTGGCTCAGGCACAGCTGGTGATCCGGGTCGGGCTCGGATTTGATGCCTGGCTGGACGGGCTGATCGCCAACTCCGGTAATCCGAAGTTGAAGGCGCTGACACTGGCAGAGGGGATTGAACCGGTTGAGGATGAGGGTGAGCATCACGGCCACGGTGTTCATGAGGCGGGCAACCCGCACATCTGGCTGGACCCGGAGGTGGCAAAGTCCGGGGTAACGAGAATCGCCATTCTGCTCGGTGCAATTGATCCGGCACATCGTGCTGAGTATCAGCGACGGGCAGAGGCGTACTGTGGAGAACTGGACAGTGTCAGTGCTGTTCTCAGAGGACTGGTGGCGGAGCTGAACAATCGCCGGTTTGTTGCCCTGCACAACTCCTGGCCCTATTTCTGCCGGGCATTCGGGCTGGAGATGGTTGCGGCGGTTGAACCGCTTCCGGGCCGGGAGCCTTCGGCAAGGAGTTTTGCCGGACTGATCAAGCTAATGCGCCAGGATTCAGTGCGGGTAATTGTGATCGAACCGCAGCATAATCCGGATCTTGCCCGGGTGCTCGCAAGGGAGACCGGTGCGCAGGTGGTAACCCTGAGCCAGTTCAACGGTGTCCTGCCGGGAACCGATACCTATCTGGAGCTTCTGGATTATAATGTCGGGACCCTGGTCAGTGTCCTGAAAGGGAATCGTTCAAAGCCAGCACGGTGA
- a CDS encoding glycosyltransferase family 39 protein: protein MKKNRQHAPELNSRPNQLFRFHPRYFWFILGVIIIAGFGLRAADLRADPPPDLSWSFAPYTDESLNTYSARNFSLYGRWKMDDFLPFVIYPLVNVFVALIYKILGIGFVQVKLLSLISGALSILILALFFRTEKNPAPALLSALLLATCYPLVMYSRLGLVESLEILSLLLTGFFWVQGLRRPGLMTAAGFCAAATVLLVKLSAVFLVPVMLILIVSELPAFPNRKRMTTTLLYFSAGGIIASLCWLLLVYLPYRKEYLQYAVRHSSESPAGHPRTISAYLFNTFTFGLRSRLIPRMIWTALLGYLTLPWLGRSQSRLLRYTLLWFVFGLLMLGYMNYRPPRYEIILLPCLLIAAAAALCRILENGTIIPQTRPTVIKTLLYGIWLSPAVLQLMLYSSGFRNYPQPDGESGIIIFSLIIGIALAFTGYGLLRFRKKGWTIRPGWLRVALVGLILILSLRLDIGQWSAWFTNRTYDLITYSKAVDRLLPDNAVVAGPWAPPVMIESRKRAIAVTDWANLADLFRRFAVTHLILGEGETDRLLWERVSPGVKEKTKKLLQFRIRGQLITVLALNDSLSGH from the coding sequence ATGAAGAAAAACCGGCAGCACGCTCCCGAACTCAACAGCAGACCAAATCAGCTCTTCCGATTCCACCCCCGTTATTTCTGGTTCATACTCGGGGTAATTATCATCGCCGGCTTCGGTCTGCGGGCTGCTGATCTGCGGGCCGACCCTCCACCTGACCTCTCATGGAGCTTCGCCCCCTACACCGATGAAAGCCTGAATACCTATTCCGCCCGCAACTTTTCCCTTTATGGCAGATGGAAAATGGACGACTTCCTGCCGTTTGTCATTTACCCGCTGGTAAATGTGTTCGTGGCTCTGATCTACAAAATTCTGGGTATCGGCTTTGTTCAGGTAAAACTGCTGTCCCTGATCTCGGGGGCACTCAGCATTCTGATACTCGCTCTCTTTTTCCGCACAGAAAAAAACCCCGCCCCAGCTCTGCTCAGTGCACTGCTACTTGCCACCTGCTATCCACTAGTGATGTACAGCCGGCTGGGACTGGTGGAATCACTGGAAATCCTGTCCCTGCTGCTCACCGGTTTTTTCTGGGTCCAGGGACTCAGGCGCCCTGGTCTGATGACCGCTGCCGGGTTCTGTGCTGCCGCTACCGTGCTGCTGGTAAAGCTGTCCGCTGTTTTCCTGGTGCCGGTAATGCTCATCCTGATTGTCAGCGAACTGCCCGCATTTCCGAACCGGAAACGGATGACAACCACCCTGCTTTACTTTTCTGCCGGCGGCATCATCGCATCTCTTTGCTGGCTCCTGCTCGTCTATCTACCTTACCGTAAGGAATATCTCCAGTATGCTGTACGCCATTCCAGTGAATCACCGGCAGGCCATCCCCGCACCATTTCTGCCTACCTGTTTAACACCTTCACCTTCGGTCTGCGCTCGCGTCTCATACCCCGAATGATCTGGACTGCCCTCCTCGGCTATCTGACCCTACCCTGGTTAGGACGGTCACAATCCCGGCTGCTCCGCTACACGCTGCTCTGGTTCGTCTTCGGGCTACTGATGCTTGGTTACATGAACTACCGGCCACCCCGCTATGAAATCATACTTCTGCCCTGCCTCCTGATCGCTGCTGCCGCCGCCCTCTGCCGGATACTGGAAAACGGCACCATCATTCCCCAGACCCGCCCCACCGTTATAAAAACCCTGCTCTATGGCATTTGGCTCAGCCCGGCGGTTCTCCAGTTAATGCTTTACAGCTCAGGATTCCGCAATTACCCCCAGCCCGACGGGGAATCTGGTATCATTATATTCTCTCTGATCATCGGTATCGCCCTCGCCTTTACCGGCTACGGTCTGCTCCGGTTCCGGAAAAAAGGCTGGACAATCAGACCCGGCTGGCTCCGGGTTGCACTGGTCGGACTGATTCTCATTCTCAGTCTGCGACTCGATATCGGTCAATGGAGCGCATGGTTCACCAACCGAACCTATGATCTAATCACATATTCAAAAGCGGTTGACCGTCTGCTGCCGGATAATGCTGTTGTTGCCGGACCATGGGCACCACCGGTAATGATTGAATCCCGGAAACGGGCAATTGCAGTCACCGACTGGGCGAATCTTGCTGACCTGTTCAGACGTTTCGCTGTCACCCATCTTATTCTCGGCGAAGGCGAAACCGACCGTCTGCTCTGGGAACGGGTCAGTCCGGGAGTGAAAGAAAAGACAAAAAAACTGCTCCAATTCCGCATCCGCGGACAGCTGATCACCGTGCTGGCTTTGAACGATTCCCTTTCAGGACACTGA
- a CDS encoding PAS domain-containing protein, which yields MIFPKAPDPKKMLEEQEAFQEAERRRAEARAQAIFDSLIDFSPVAIEIFDPQGNLLKSNRAAERLLGKIPPPGISLNDPRALKRTGLLEPQLRRLLAGARIETPPYWYEPAEIGLPPTPYGKVCLRVTALPLLDYEGRVKMLALIYEDLTDLKRAEASIQELKSAPAISPAYSDSADSADTRDIEFARRKIEQAWRESEERYRTLIDSAQELCIIRRAEDGRILAISPSVRELFGVSRETVLTDNMALYAQVHPEDQERVKSAELQARQTGEYPPGLEFRIIKEPAKDTVWLRMTARTCTFASRRTFEIIVLNITREKQLEELLRKKEQNIAAMLETEVAGVFLINRDWVITAWSKGAEKETRVNSEEAVGRKLWEVYPEAEASGLAAIVRKALLDQQPQSGEFFYQDGRERYAGWFQLILFPVDIGILGLITNITARRKIEQSWQELDRRFQTIWQNERILLAIKDANLKYIQANPVASATYGGGSSILGKSDAELFPATVTAMLNSQDRQVLQTGRPVNLELCLGDPKSATSTWVALSKLPLPGANGETVGVIDIGFDITRLVQVQTELRRGREQLEKIIAEQTELLRRAREELGRWSG from the coding sequence ATGATCTTCCCGAAAGCACCGGATCCGAAAAAGATGCTGGAAGAACAGGAGGCGTTTCAGGAAGCAGAACGCCGCCGCGCAGAAGCCCGGGCACAGGCGATCTTCGACAGCCTGATTGACTTCAGTCCGGTGGCAATCGAAATCTTTGACCCTCAGGGAAACCTGCTCAAAAGTAACCGGGCGGCTGAACGGTTGCTGGGCAAAATACCGCCCCCCGGTATCAGTTTAAATGACCCCAGGGCACTCAAGCGCACCGGCCTGCTTGAACCTCAGCTCCGACGACTCCTCGCCGGTGCCCGGATTGAAACACCGCCTTACTGGTATGAACCGGCGGAGATCGGTCTTCCGCCCACCCCTTATGGCAAGGTCTGTCTGCGGGTAACTGCCCTGCCGCTGCTTGATTATGAAGGCAGGGTTAAGATGCTGGCGCTCATCTATGAAGACCTCACTGACCTGAAAAGGGCAGAAGCGTCAATCCAAGAACTAAAAAGTGCGCCCGCGATCTCTCCTGCCTATTCGGATTCAGCCGATTCAGCAGATACCCGGGATATTGAATTTGCGCGGCGAAAAATTGAACAGGCATGGCGGGAAAGTGAAGAGCGCTACCGCACCCTGATCGATTCAGCTCAGGAGCTGTGCATCATCCGCCGTGCTGAAGACGGCAGAATCCTTGCGATCAGTCCGAGTGTCCGCGAACTGTTCGGAGTATCAAGAGAAACGGTTCTGACCGATAATATGGCGCTCTACGCTCAGGTTCATCCCGAAGATCAGGAACGGGTGAAAAGCGCAGAACTCCAGGCCCGCCAGACCGGCGAATATCCGCCCGGCCTTGAATTCCGGATAATCAAGGAACCGGCGAAGGATACGGTCTGGCTCAGAATGACAGCCCGCACCTGTACCTTTGCCAGTCGCCGGACCTTTGAAATTATCGTCCTGAACATCACCCGGGAGAAGCAGCTGGAAGAACTCCTGAGAAAAAAGGAGCAGAATATCGCTGCCATGCTGGAAACCGAGGTCGCCGGTGTTTTTCTGATTAACCGCGACTGGGTAATCACCGCCTGGAGCAAAGGTGCGGAAAAGGAAACCCGGGTAAACAGTGAAGAAGCGGTGGGGAGAAAACTCTGGGAGGTCTATCCGGAAGCCGAAGCCAGCGGCCTTGCAGCAATCGTGCGCAAGGCGTTACTCGATCAACAGCCCCAGAGTGGCGAATTCTTTTATCAGGACGGCCGTGAACGGTACGCCGGATGGTTTCAACTGATCCTGTTTCCGGTGGATATAGGTATTCTGGGCTTGATCACCAACATTACCGCCCGGCGCAAGATTGAGCAGTCCTGGCAGGAACTGGATCGCCGGTTTCAGACCATCTGGCAGAACGAACGAATCCTGCTTGCCATCAAGGACGCAAATCTGAAATATATCCAGGCGAACCCGGTGGCATCAGCAACCTATGGCGGTGGTTCGAGCATTCTGGGTAAATCGGACGCCGAGCTGTTTCCCGCAACAGTAACCGCGATGCTGAATTCCCAAGACCGTCAGGTCCTGCAAACCGGCAGACCGGTAAATCTGGAACTTTGTCTCGGCGATCCCAAATCAGCTACCAGCACCTGGGTTGCACTTTCCAAATTGCCGCTCCCGGGAGCGAACGGCGAGACCGTCGGTGTGATTGACATCGGCTTCGATATCACCCGGCTGGTTCAGGTCCAGACTGAACTCCGGCGTGGGCGTGAGCAGTTGGAGAAAATTATCGCTGAGCAGACCGAGCTCCTGCGCCGTGCCCGGGAAGAACTTGGACGCTGGTCCGGTTAA
- a CDS encoding polymer-forming cytoskeletal protein has product MSREKNGGRIDTVIGSEAVMKGDLRVNGGVRFDGKLEGRIDVADVFLAGPRSFLKGEIQCRSAVIAGRIEGDIRAQELVELQTGAQVFGNITCRELVIQPGCFFEGKCQMLREDNRAEQ; this is encoded by the coding sequence ATGTCCCGAGAAAAGAATGGTGGCAGAATTGATACAGTAATTGGAAGTGAGGCGGTGATGAAGGGGGATCTGCGGGTAAACGGTGGTGTGCGGTTTGATGGCAAACTTGAGGGCAGGATCGATGTTGCGGATGTGTTTCTCGCCGGTCCGCGTTCGTTCCTGAAAGGGGAGATTCAATGCCGGAGCGCAGTGATCGCCGGCAGGATTGAGGGCGATATCCGGGCACAGGAGCTGGTCGAGCTGCAGACCGGTGCTCAGGTATTTGGCAATATCACTTGCCGGGAGCTGGTGATCCAGCCGGGGTGTTTCTTTGAAGGTAAATGCCAGATGCTCAGGGAAGATAACAGAGCTGAACAATGA
- a CDS encoding metal ABC transporter permease has protein sequence MAELFSFGFIRNALIGALLVSTVCSVIGVLVVLRGLAFAGAGIAHAAFGGVALGFLLGVDPLLSAVIFCLVTAALVSFTGAQTALRQDTTIGIFFSWTMALGVLFIGLMRRYDARVYGYLFGNVLGITSQNIGLMIGLTVLVLLLIAIFFKEFQFFIFDGEMAQASGLPVGILNLLLYGLIALTVVIALKAVGIILVEALLVIPAATAYQLTTSYKMMFVLSWLCATMASSAGLVLSYFFNLPSGATIVMVAVLIFVVAVIFSPKRRRCKICGRAA, from the coding sequence ATGGCTGAATTATTCTCCTTCGGGTTTATCCGGAATGCGCTGATTGGTGCCTTGCTTGTCTCTACCGTTTGTTCGGTGATCGGGGTGCTGGTGGTGTTGCGCGGGCTGGCATTTGCGGGTGCGGGAATTGCTCATGCGGCGTTTGGCGGTGTGGCGCTCGGGTTTCTCTTGGGAGTTGATCCGCTCCTGAGTGCGGTTATCTTCTGTCTGGTAACTGCGGCGCTCGTCAGTTTCACCGGTGCCCAGACCGCTCTCCGTCAGGATACGACGATCGGTATCTTCTTTTCCTGGACAATGGCGCTGGGGGTACTTTTCATCGGGCTGATGCGGCGCTACGATGCCCGGGTATACGGTTATCTGTTTGGCAATGTGCTGGGAATAACCTCACAGAACATCGGGCTGATGATTGGGCTCACGGTTCTCGTGCTACTGCTGATTGCGATTTTCTTTAAAGAGTTTCAGTTTTTCATTTTTGATGGAGAGATGGCGCAGGCTTCCGGTCTGCCGGTCGGAATTCTGAATCTGCTGCTTTACGGTCTAATTGCACTCACGGTGGTGATTGCACTCAAGGCGGTGGGAATTATTCTTGTGGAGGCGCTGCTGGTGATTCCGGCGGCAACCGCATATCAGCTGACCACCAGCTATAAAATGATGTTTGTTCTTTCCTGGCTGTGTGCGACGATGGCAAGCAGCGCCGGGCTGGTCCTTTCCTATTTTTTCAATCTGCCTTCGGGCGCTACTATCGTCATGGTGGCGGTGTTGATCTTTGTCGTGGCGGTGATATTCTCACCCAAAAGGAGGCGGTGTAAAATATGTGGTCGCGCGGCGTAA